Proteins co-encoded in one Medicago truncatula cultivar Jemalong A17 chromosome 8, MtrunA17r5.0-ANR, whole genome shotgun sequence genomic window:
- the LOC25501756 gene encoding glutamate-rich WD repeat-containing protein 1 — protein MTRGIKHRQKAKSKNKKRSESSSAAAPPQVPVKVWQPGVDKLEEDEELQCDPSAYNSLHAFHIGWPCLSFDILRDTMGLVRTEFPHTVYFITGTQAEKPSWNSIGIFKVSNISGKRREPVPKRETDDSEMDGEDSDSEDDSEDEEEGGAGGPTLQLRKVTHEGCINRIRSMAQNPHICASWAESGHVQIWDMSSHLNALAETETDGVQGVDAVQAPLQKFKHKDEGYAIDWSPLVPGRLVSGDCNNSIYLWEPTSAATWNIEKTPFTGHTDSVEDLQWSPTEPHVFASCSVDKSIAIWDTRLGRSPAASFQAHKADVNVLSWNRLASCMLASGSDDGTISIRDLRLLKEGDSVVAHFEYHKHPITSIEWSPHEASSLAVSSADNQLTIWDLSLEKDEEEEAEFRAKTQEQVNAPEDLPPQLLFIHQGQKDPKELHWHTQIPGMIVCTAADGFNVLMPSNIQSTLPSEAA, from the exons ATGACTCGCGGCATAAAACATCGTCAAAAGGCAAAGAGCAAGAACAAG aaacggAGTGAATCATCttcggcggcggcgccgccacagGTTCCGGTAAAAGTGTGGCAACCTGGTGTGGATAAgttggaagaagatgaagagctTCAGTGTGATCCTTCTGCTTACAACTCTCTTCATGCTTTTCATATTGGATGGCCTTGCCTTAG CTTCGATATTTTACGTGACACCATGGGTTTAGTTCGAACAGAATTTCCACACACAGTGTATTTCATTACAGGGACACAG GCTGAGAAACCTTCTTGGAATTCTATTGGGATTTTTAAAGTATCCAATATTTCTGGGAAGAGACGTGAGCCGGTGCCTAAACGTGAAACTGATGACTCTGAAATGGATGGTGAGGATAGTGATAGCGAGGATGATAGTGAAGACGAAGAAGAAGGTGGTGCCGGTGGTCCTACTTTGCAG TTGCGGAAGGTAACTCACGAAGGTTGTATTAACCGGATACGCTCCATGGCACAAAATCCCCATATATGTGCATCTTGGGCAGAATCTGGTCATGTGCAG ATCTGGGACATGAGCTCTCATCTTAATGCTCTAGCAGAGACAGAAACCGATGGTGTCCAAGGAGTTGATGCAGTTCAGGCTCCACTACAAAAATTTAAGCACAAAGATGAAGGCTATGCTATAGACTGGAGTCCTCTTGTTCCAGGGAGGCTTGTATCCG GGGATTGCAATAATAGTATTTATCTGTGGGAGCCTACATCTGCTGCAACATGGAATATTGAAAAAACTCCTTTTACTGGACATACTGATAGTGTTGAAGATCTGCAA TGGAGCCCTACAGAACCTCATGTTTTTGCTTCTTGCTCTGTGGATAAAAGCATTGCAATATGGGATACTCGTTTGGGGAGGTCACCAGCTGCGTCTTTTCAAGCACACAAGGCTGATGTGAATGTATTGTCATGGAACAG GTTGGCTAGTTGTATGTTGGCGTCGGGTAGTGATGATGGGACTATATCTATTCGTGATCTCAGACTGCTTAAG gAAGGAGATTCCGTGGTAGCGCATTTTGAATACCATAAGCATCCAATCACATCCATTGAGTGGAGTCCACACGAAGCTTCTTCATTGGCTGTTTCATCCGCTGATAATCAACTTAC AATATGGGACCTTTCTTTGGAAAAGGACGAGGAAGAGGAGGCTGAATTTAGAGCTAAAACCCAAGAACAAGTAAATGCTCCTGAAGATCTGCCTCCCCAACTATTGTTTATTCACCAG GGACAAAAAGACCCCAAAGAACTGCATTGGCACACACAGATTCCTGGAATGATAGTATGTACTGCAGCAGATGGATTCAACGTCCTCATGCCTTCAAATATTCAGAGCACCTTGCCATCAGAAGCTGCATGA